A stretch of DNA from Mycobacterium senriense:
TCGTGGGGAAACTTTCTGTGCGGGGAGGCATCATTGCGACCCCGATAACTACCCGATACCCACCCTAGTCTTCGGTCACACACCGCCGGAGAAATGCGGCCCGTCCCGCCGCAGTGCGCGGGCCGGGAACCTCAGTAAGGTAGGAACGCGTGAAAGCCCTCCGCCGGTTTACCGTCCGTGCTCACCTTCCGGAGCGTCTGACCGCGCTGGACCAGCTGTCGACCAACCTGCGTTGGTCGTGGGACGAACCCACCCAGGAGCTTTTCGCGACCATCGACCCCGAGCTCTGGGAACGGTGCGGCAGCGATCCGGTGGCGTTGCTGGGCGCGGTGAAACCGGCGCGGCTCGACGAGCTGGCGATGGATGAGGCCTTCCTGGACCGGCTCGACACGCTGACCGCCGATCTGAACGATTACCTGAGCCGCCCGTTGTGGTACCAGCAGAGGCAGGAGCAGGGCGCCGAAATGCCGGCCGCGATCGCCTACTTCTCGATGGAGTTCGGCATCGCCGAAGTGTTGCCCAACTACTCCGGTGGCTTGGGAATCCTGGCCGGCGACCACCTGAAGTCCGCATCGGATCTGGGCGTGCCGCTGGTGGCGGTGGGGCTCTACTACCGGTCGGGCTACTTCCGTCAGTCACTTACCGCCGATGGCTGGCAGAACGAGACCTACCCGTCGCTGGACCCGCAGGGTCTGCCGTTGCGGCTGTTGACCGATGCGACCGGCGAGCCCGCCCTGGTCGAGTTGATGCTGCCCGACTCCGCGCAGCTGCACGCCCGGATCTGGGTCGCGCAGGTGGGCCGGGTTCCGCTGTTGTTGCTGGATTCCGACGTCCCGGAGAACGAGCACGATCTGCGTGGCGTCACTGACCGCCTGTACGGGGGCGACCAGGAACACCGGATGAGGCAGGAAATCCTGGCCGGCATCGGCGGGATAAGGGCGATCCGTGCTTTCACCGACATCCACGGCCTGCCCGCACCCGAGGTGTTCCACATGAACGAGGGCCACGCGGGTTTCCTCGGAGCGGAACGCATCCGCGAGCTGATGACCGGTCCGGGATTGGACTTCGACACGGCGCTGACCGTGGTGCGCTCCAGCACGGTGTTCACCACCCACACCCCGGTGCCGGCCGGCATCGACCGGTTTCCCATCGAGATGGTGCGGCTGTATTTCGACGACCACGCCGGCGATCAGACGGGGCCCGGCGAGAAGGCCGCGACATCCGATGGCACGCCCGTGTTGCTGCCGGGGGTGCCGACGGCCCGCATCCTGGCCCTCGGCGCCGAGGACGACCCCACCAAGTTCAACATGGCGCACATGGGGCTGCGGCTCGCCCAGCGGGCCAACGGTGTGTCGTCGCTGCACGGCCGGGTCAGCCGGTCGATGTTCAACGAACTGTGGCCCGGCTTCGACGCGAATGAGGTGCCGATCGGCTCGATTACCAACGGAGTTCACGCGCGCACGTGGGCGGCCCCGCAATGGCTGCAGCTGGGTCGTGAGCTGGCCGGGTCGGATTCGTTCAGCGATCCGGGGGTTTGGCTGCGCCTCAAGCAGGTCGACGCGGGCCACCTGTGGTGGATCCGCTCGCAGCTGAGGTCCCTGCTCGTGGACGACGTCCGGCGGCGGCTACGCCGCTCCTGGCTGGAACGGGGCGCCTCGGACGCCGAATTGGGTTGGATCGCAACGGCATTCGATCCAGAGGTGCTGACCATCGGGTTCGCTCGGCGGGTGCCGACCTACAAGCGCCTGACGCTGATGCTGCGTGATCCGGATCGGCTGGAACAGCTGCTGCTCGACTCGGAACGGCCGATCCAGTTGATCGTCGCCGGCAAGTCGCACCCGGCCGACGACGGGGGCAAGGCGCTGATCCAGCAGGTGGTGCGTTTTGCCGACCGGCCCGAAGTGCGCCACCGCATCGCGTTCCTGCCCGACTACGACATGTCCATGGCGCGGCTGCTGTACTGGGGCTGCGACGTCTGGCTGAACAACCCGCTGCGACCGTTGGAGGCTTGCGGCACTTCGGGAATGAAGAGTGCACTCAACGGCGGGCTGAACCTGTCCATCCGCGACGGCTGGTGGGACGAATGGTACGACGGCGAAAACGGTTGGGAGATACCGTCTGCCGACGGCCTGGCCGACGAGCACCGGCGCGACGACCTGGAGTCCAGCGGGCTCTACACCCTGCTGGAAGAGGCCGTGGCGCCGAAGTTCTACGAACGCGACGAACACGGCGTGCCGCCGCGCTGGATCGAAATGGTGCGCCACACGGTGCAGACGCTGGGTCCCAAAGTGTTGGCGTCACGCATGGTGCGCGACTACGTCGAGCAGTACTACACGCCCGCCGCGCAGTCGCTGCGCAAGACGATCGCACCCGCCGACGACGCGGCGGGCGCCGGCGAGTTCGGCGCGGCCCGTGAGCTGGCCGCCTACCGCCGGCGCGCCCAGCAGGCCTGGCCCAAGATCGTCATCACCGACGTGGACAGCACCGGCCTGCCAGACAGCCCCGTGCTCGGCTCCAAGCTGACCCTGACCGCGACCGTGCAGCTGGCCGGCCTGGCGCCCGACGAGGTCACCGTTCAGGCGGTGGTGGGCCGCGTCGACTCCAGCGATGCGCTGCTGGAGCCGATCACCGTCGAGATGTCCTACACCGGCACCGCCGAGGGCGGCAACCAGGTCTTCTCGACGACGACCCCGCTGCCGCTGGCGGGATCGGTCGGCTACACCGTGCGCGTGCTGCCGCACAACCCGATGCTGGCGGCCAGCAATGAGCTCGGCCTGGTCACGCTGGCCTAAGTGCTCGACAACGATCCAAAGCGGATGAAGCGCTGTCAACCTAATGTATTGGACTCGCGCGCAATAGCTTTCGCGGCAAGCCGCGGCCGCTCTGTTCGACGGCTTTGAGGGCAACGTGAGGTATCTAGTGGTGCCGGCCGGACCGTTGCCGTGCTCAGCCGCGGATCGGGCGCCGGTTGGTAATTTTCACAACAGTAATTAGTAGGTTTTCGAACCCACCACGGGCGGTTGAGCGACAATTGCGACGCGGTCAGAGTCGCAACAGCCTCACAGTGAAGGTGCGCCATGACGCACAGAATTGCTGTCACAGCCCGGACTCCCCCGAGGCGCGCAGTCGAGCGCGCGACGACGAATGGGGATGGCCGAGCCGGCAGAGTCGTCGATCCAGACACCGGCTTGGGCCGCAGACGTCTCCGGACGGGCCGGCCCCCCGCCCCGCTCACTCGACGCCGACAACCCTCCCCGACGGCGGTGCTGCTGGTCGCGGCTTTCGGCGCCTTTCTCGCATTCCTCGACTCCACGATCGTCAACATCGCCTTCCCGGCCATCCAGCGGTACTTCCACAGCAGCGACATCAGCAGCCTGTCGTGGGTGCCGCGGATCATGGAGGTGGTCGGTGGCTGACGTTGCGGTGGTTACCGACAGCACTTGCTGCCTACCGAATGCGCTCATCGAGAGCTTCGACATCACGGTGTTGTCGCAGTATTTCGACGTTGGTGGTGGCGCCTCGCCCGAGGGTGGACACGAGCTGCCTGGCCGCGGGCTGCGGGAGTCGGAGTTCGACGGTGATTTCGAAGGGTTCTTTGCGGAACTGGACGCGTCGAAGACCGTCGCGACGACGTCGCCGCCCACCATCGAGGATTTTGTTGTGGCCTATGAACGGCTGTTGCAGCAGCACAGCGCTGTCGTCTCGGTGCTGATCTCCTCGAGCCTTAATCCGACCTGCTCGATGGCTCGCGAAGCAGCCGCACGGCTGAACTCTGAGGGCCGTGGTGAGCGGGTGGTGGTGATCGACTCGGCCGGCGTGGCCGGCCACCTGGGTGTGCAGGCGCTGGCGGGCGCGCGGGCGGCCGCTGCGGGGGAAGACACCTCGGGGGTCATCGCGGCGGTGCGCCGGGCGCGCCAGGAGGTCAGGCAGTGGTTCGTTGTCGACACGCTTGAGTATCTGAGGCGCGGCGGCCGGATTGGCGGAGCCGCCGCATGGCTCGGATCGGCGCTCGATCTCAAGCCGATCTTGATGATCGAATCGGAACTCAAGGCCGTTGAACGCGTGCGCACCCGCAGGCGTGCTATCGAGCGGTTGGTCGAGCTGATGCGACAGCGCCGCGCGGTAGGCGCCGACAGGTGGTTCGTCACCCACACCTATGCGCACGAGGACGCGAAGCGGCTGGCCGAGCGTCTCGCCGAACTCTTCGGCACCGAGCCGTTGTTCATCTCCGAGGTCGGACCCGTAATCGCAACACACACCGGTCCGGGGACGGTGTCGGCCGGTGGTCTTCCGGGAGCAGCGTTGGGCGGTGTGTATGGCTGACGTTGCGGTGGTTACCGACAGCACGGCCTCGCTGCCGCCTGCGCTCGCGGACAGCCTGGACATCACGCTGGTTTCGCTCTATTACGACCTCGGCGGCGGTTGGCTGCGCGAGTCGGAGTTCGATGGGGATTTCGGCAGATTCTTTGCCGAACTCGACGCATCGAAAAGCGTTGCGAAGACGTCGCCCCCGAGCGTCGAGGATTTCGTCGCCGTCTTTGAGCGGCTGCTGCAGCAGCACAGCGCCGTCGTCGCGGTCCTGATCTCCTCGGGTCTTTCGGAGACTTGCTCGATGACTCGACAGGCAGCCGCACGGCTGGAATCTGAGGGCCGCGGTGGCGAGCGGGTGGTGGTGATCGACTCGGCCGGTGCGGCCGGCCAATTGGGTCTTCAGGCGATCGCGGGCGCGCGGGCGGCCGCCGCGGGGGAAGACGCGACCGGGGTCACCGCGGCGACGCGCCGGGCACGCCAGGAAGTCCGGCAGTGGGTCGTTCTCGACACGCTTGAATATCTGCGCCGCGGCGGGCGGATCGGCGGCGCCGCCGCATGGCTCGGATCAGCGCTCGACCTCAAGCCGATATTGATGATCGAATCACAGTTCAGGGCCGTCGAACGCGTGCGCACGCGCAAGCGCGCCATCGAGCGGTTGATCGAGTTGATGCGACAGCGGCGCGGGGTGGGCGCCGATCGATGGTTCATCCAGCACGCGGATGCGCTCGAAGACGCCAAGAGGTTGGCCGAGCGCCTCGCCGAAATCTTGGGCACAGAGCCGGAGTTCATCTCGGAGCTCAGCCCGGTACTCGCAACGCACACCGGTCCGGGGACGCTGGTGGCCGGAGGTCTTTCCGGCACGGCGTTGGGGGGTACGTATGGCTGACGTCGCAGTAGTTACCGACAGCACAGCCTGTCTGCCGGATGCGCTCGTCGACAGCCTGGGCATCACGGTGTTGCCGCTGTATTACGACGTCGGTGGCGGCTGGGTGCTCGAGTCCGAGTTCGATGGTGACTTCAGACGGTTCTATGCGCAACTGGACGCATCGAAGAGCGTCGCGACGACGTCGCCGCCTACCGTCGAGGATTTCGTGGGGGTCTTTGGTCGGCTGCTGCAGCAGGAGAGCGCCGTAGTCGCGGTACTGCTCTCCTCTCACTTTTCCGAGACCTGCTCCATCGCTCGGCAGGCAGCCGCACGGCTGGGGTCCGAGGGCCGCGGTGGCGACCGGGTGGCGGTGATCGACTCGGCCGGCACGGCTGGCCACATGGGTGTTCAGGCAGTAGCGGCCGCGCGGGCGGCCGCTGCGGGGGAAGACGCCTCGGGGGTGACCGCGGCGGCGCGCCGGGCGCGCCAGGAGGTCATGCAGTGGTTCGTCCTCGACACGCTTGAGTATCTGAGGCGCAGCGGCCGGATCGGTGGCGCGGCCGCATGGATAGGATCGGCGCTCGACCTCAAGCCGATCTTGATGGTCGGGTCGGAGTTCACGGCTGTCGAACGCGTGCGCACGCGCAGGCGGGCAATCGAGCGGTTGGTCGAGCTGATGCGGCAGCGCCGCGCGGTGGGCGCCGATCGATGGTTCGTCCAACACACGGATGCGCACGAGGACGCGAAGCGGCTGGCCGAGCGTCTCGCCGAGCTGTTCGGCATCGAGCCGGAGTTCATCTCAGAGCTCGGACCGGTATGCGCAAGGCAAGTCGGTCCGGGGTTGTTGTCGGACGGAGGTCTTTCCGGCACGGCGCTAGAGGGTACATATGGCTGACGTCGCAGTGGTTACCGATAGCACCTGCTCGCTGCCGCGGGCGCTCGTCGAGAGCTTGGACATCACGGTGGTGTCGCTGTATTACGACATCACTGGTGCCGAGTCGCCCACCGGCGGTCACGAGTTGCCTGGCCGGGGGGAGCGCGAGTCGGACTTCGACGGCGATTGGGCACGGTTCTTTGCCGAACTGGACGCGTCGAAGAGTGTGGCGACCACGTCGCCGCCCACCGTCGAGGATTTCGTCGCGGCCTACGAACGGCTGTTGCATCAGCACAGCGCCGTCGTCGCGGTCCTGCTCGGCACGAACCTGTCCCCGACCTTCTCGTTTGGTCAGCAGGCGGCCGCAGAAGTGGACAGCGATCGGGTGACGGTGGTCGACTCGGCCGGCACGGCCGGGCACCTGGGTGTTCAGGCACTGGCGGCGGCGCGGGCGGCCGCCGCGGGCTGTGACGCCCCGGCGGTGGCCGCGGCAGCGCGCCGGGCGCGCCAGGAGGTCAGGCAATGGGTGCTTGTCGACACGCTCGAGTATCTGCGACGCGGCGGCCGGGTCGGTACCGCGGCCGCATGGATCGGCTCTGCCCTCGACCTCAAGCCGATCTTGATGATCGAGTCAGAGATGAAGGCCGTCGAGCGCGTGCGCACGTTCAAGCGCGGGGTCGAGCGGTTGGTTGAGCTGATGCGACAGCGCCGCGCGGTGGGTGCCGATCGATGGTTCGTCCAACACGCCTATGCGCACGAGGACGCCCGCCGGCTGGCAGAGCGTCTCGCCGGGCTGTTCGGCACTGAGCCGGAGTTCATCTCCGAGGTCGGGCCGGTACTCGCAACTCATACCGGTCCGGGCATGGTGACGGTCGGCGGTCTTCCCGGCACGGCGTTGGAGGGTGCGTATGGCTGATGTCGCGGTGGTTACCGACAGCACCGGCTACCTGCCGCGTGCGCTCGTCGACAAGTTCGAAATCACGGTTGTCTCACAGTATTACGACGTCGGTGGCGGCCCGCTGCGCGAGTTGGACTTCGACGGTGATTTCGCACGGTTCTACGCCGCACTGGACGCGTCGAAGACCGTCGCGACGACTTCGCCGCCAACTGTCGAGGATTTCGCGGTGGTCTTTGAACGGTTGCTGCAGCAGCACACTGCAGTCGTTGCGGTCCTGATCTCCTCGGGCGTTTCCGACACTTGCTCCATGGCCCGACAGGCGGCTGCCCAGTTGGAAGCTGCGGGCGGTGACGAGCGGATCACGGTGATCGACTCGGCCGGCTTCGGTGGACACTTGGGGCTCCAGGCGATGGCGGCCGCGCGCGCCGCGTTGTGCGGAGCCGACCCGCAGGGCGTCATCGAGCGCGTACGTCAAGCGCGCCAAGAGATTAAAGGCTGGGCTCTGGTGGACACGCTCGAGTACCTCCGCCGAAGCAACAGGGTGGGCGCTGTGGCCGCATGGGTCGGATCGGCGCTCGACCTCAAACCGATCCTGACGATCGAATCAGAGCTCAAGGCCGGCGAGCGCGTGCGCACGCGTAGGCGCGGGATCGAGCGGCTGATCGAACTGATGCGCCAGCACCGCGCGGCGGGCGCCGACCGGTGGTTCCTGCAACAGGCGTATGCGCACGATGATGCGAAACAGCTGGCCGAACGTCTCGCCGAACTGCTCGGCACCGAGCCGGAATTCGTCACGGACGTCGGACCGGTAGTCGCAACGCACATCGGACCGGGCACGCTGGTGGTCGGCGGACTTCCAGGGGCGGCTTTGAGGTAACCGGATGAGTACCGCCGCGAGTGTCGAATGCAGTAAGTGCGGGGCTGGGAACCGGCCTCAGGCGAAGTTCTGCAACAGCTGTGGTGCCCCGATTGTGGTCGAGGTCGCGTGCCCCGGCTGTGGCGCGCGCCAACCGGGCTCACAGCGCTTCTGCGACGAGTGCGGAACCATGCTGGGTGCCCAGTCCATGGCGTCGCAGCCGGCGGCACCGCCGGTTCCCCGGACACTGGCAGAAGGGCGTTACACGTTGGGCCGTTTGCTCGGCGAAGGTGCCGGCAAGCGGGTGTACCTGGCAACCGACACCCGCCTGCAGCGCGACGTGGCCGCAGCAGTGTTCAAGGCCGGCGGCACGGACGAGGCCGCCATGCGCCGCGCGCGCCGGGAAGCGGAGGCGATGGCGAAGCTTGGCGAGCATCCGAACATCGTCAACGTGTACGACTTCGGCGAGGAGGCCGGGCAGCTATACCTGATCAGCCAGTACATGGCCGGCGGCGACCTTTACGGTCTGTTGTCAGACGCGGTGGATCACCGGCTCGCCGTCGAAGAGGTGGTCCGGATCGGGCAGGACATCGCCAGTGGGCTGGCGCACGCGCACGGGCAGGGAGTGGTGCATCGCGACGTCAAACCGCAGAATGTGTGGCTGGCGCCCGACGGCACCGCCAAGATCGGAGATTTCGGCCTCGCGGTCGCGGAAGGCTCAACGCGTGTGACGGCCGTGGGGACGGTAATCGGAACGGTCGCCTACATGCCGCCCGAACAAGCTCTCGGTCGCGGCTCTGACGCCCGTTCGGACATCTACTCCCTTGGCGCTTTGCTGTACGAATTGCTCTGCGGGATAACACCTTTCGCGGGCGAGTCGCCTGCTGCCATTGTCTCCCAGCATGTTTCGACCGCTCCGGTCGCGCCAAGCGGGCATCGCTCCGGCATTCCCGCACCGCTCGACCAGTTGCTGCTGAGGATGTTGGCGAAGTCGCCCGAGGCGCGTCCCCAGCAAGCAACCGAGGTTCGCGATGCGCTTGGGGCGATCGCCGCCGCGGTCGCGAGTGGCGATGGCGCGACTCGGGATATGGCGGCGCTCGACCGCATCACCGACAGCACGTTCCTCGGGCGAGAACGAGAAACGCACGAGCTCCGCGCCGCGATCGATGACGCCATGGGCCGCCGCGGCCGCACCGTGCTGATAAGTGGAGAGTCGGGAATCGGCAAGACACGCCTCGCGTCTGAGGCCGCGGCATACGCCGCCCTTCGGGGCGCGCAGGTTCTATGGGGCCGCTGCTATGCGGGCGCGGGTGCTCCTGCCTATTGGCCGTGGGTGCAGGTGATCCGCGACTATGCACGTGGTCACGATGCCGAAACGGTGGCTTCTGACCTGGGCTCAGGTGCGTTCGAGATCGCCCAGATCGTCTCCGAGATACGCGAGCGTATGCCGGAGATCCCCGAATCGCCGCCGCTGGACGCCGAACAGGCGCGCTTTCGGTTGTTCGACTCGGTGTCGCGGTTTCTGATCGGCGCCGCCGACCGCCAGCCACTCGCGATCTTCCTCGAAGACCTGCAACAGGCCGACCACCCCTCGTTGATGCTGTTGGCGTTCGTCGTGCGCGAGCTGTCCCACTCGCGCGTGTTCCTGCTGGGCACTTATCGAGACGACGAGCTTCCCGACAACCATTCCTTGAACGAGGTACTCACCGGGCTCAGCAAGGAACGCGGATACGCACGCGTCAAGCTGCGGGGGCTCTCCGATCAACATGTCAAGGCGATGCTCGAAGCGGTACTGCAGCAACCGCTGGAGCGACGAAGTGAACTCGCGCTTGCAGACGCCGTTTGCCGCGAGTCGGAGGGCAATCCGTACTTCACCGAAGAGATCGTCCGCCATCTGATCGACTCTGAGGTGCTCGACTGGCGCGACGGCCGATGGGTCACCAACATCCAGGATGGCGAGGAGCTCGGCATCCCTCGGGGTGTCCACGAAGTGGTCTCCCGTCGGTTGGAGAAGCTGCCGACCGAAACACTCGAGCTGCTTTCGACCGCGGCGGTGATCGGCCGCGAGTTCGATCTGCCGATCCTGACGCACGTCAGCGGGCTGGAGGCGGACGTCGCGTTTGCGCGGATGCAGCCGGCCCTGGACGGGGCGATCGTGCGGCAGACCGCCGGCGAGCCGGGCCGGTACGGCTTCGCGCACGGCGCGACTCGCGACGCGCTGTATGACGATCTGCCCGCGCTACGGCGCTCCCAGCTGCACATCGCCGCCGGCGAGGCGATCGAGGAGCTCTACGAGGAGCGAATCGAGTCTCATCTGTCTGCAATCGCATTCCACTTCGCGAAGGCCGCTCCATACGGTGACGCCGCGAAGGCGGCCGACTATGCGTGGTGGGCGGGGGAACGCGCGGCGGCAACGTATGCCTACGAAGACGCGGTCAGCCTTTACGCGACGGCGCTCCGGCTCTTCGACACGATCTCGGAGGTGGTACCGCAGCGCCGATGCGATCTGCTGCTGGCGCTGGGGGACGCGCGGTGGCGGGCCGGCGAAGCCGAAGGCGCTCGTAAGACATTCGGCGAGGCTGCGACCATCGCGCGCGAGTTGGCGCTCAACGACCACTTTGCCCGTGCCGCCCTCGGATACGGCGGCGGCCCGGGCGGCTTCTCGATCACCGATCGTGCCGATGAACAGCTGGTGGCGTTGTTGGAGGAAGCGCTCGAAGTGCTGCCGGCACGTGACAGCGCGCTCAGGGTGACGGTGCTTGCCCGGCTGGCCCTCGAGCTCCGCCGCAAGGGCGCGCTGGCGGAAGCCGACCGGACCAGCGCGCAGGCCATCGAGATGGCCGAACGCGTCGGCGACACGAAGATCTTGTTGCTGGCCATGCATAGCCGGCAGTGGTCAACCTTGGGCCCCGACCGGACCGAGGACGCCATCGCGTCCGGCGAGGAGATGGCGCGGCTCGCCCGGATCGTCGGTGACCGGGACATGGAGTTCGAGGGCCATCAGCTGCGCCTGATCGCGCTTGCCCAGCTCGGCGACTTCCGGGCGGTAGATCAAGAGATCGCGGCGTGTGACCGGCTGGCCGGCGAGCTACACCAGCCGCGCTACCTCTGGCAGACGGCGGTGTTCCGCACGATGCGGGCATTGATGCAGGGTCGCTACAAGGAGTCGGAGCGTCTCGCGCAGACGGCGCTGTCGATCGGCCAGCGTGCCGAGCCGGAGGTAGCGGCAGTGGTCTTTGGCGCGCACTCGTTTCTGACCCGGCTCGCGGATGGCACTCTGGAACAGCTGCGCGACGTCGGCCGCGAAGCCGCCGCGCGCTACGGGCAGGCGTGGCCGGCATCGTACGTGTGGCTGCTGACCGAGATCGGCCAGCTCGATGAGGCTCGCGCCAAATTCGCGGAGCTCACGGCCGACGGCTTCGAGGCGCTCCGACGCGGCAGTGACTGGTTGACTTCGGTCTGCGTGCTCTCGATGGCGTCCATCCCGATCGGTGATCGAGAAGCCGCAAGCGCACTCTACGAGCTGCTGGTGCCCTACGAAGACCGCTGCACTCTGTTTCTGGCCGGAGCCGGGTGCCTCGGCTCCAACCACACGTTCCTCGCCTTCGCCGCTGCGGCGGCCGACCGCCATGAGGACGCCGTGCACCACTTCGACCTGGCCCTCGCGCGCAATGCGGAGATCGGCAGCGATTACGTGACGCCCCGGGTCTGCTACGAGTACGCACGCATGCTGCTCAGCACTTCTGAGCCGGGGATTCGGGACAAGGCGATGGGCCTGATCGACCGGGGACTTGACCTCGCGCAGCGCAACAGCATGCGCGTCGAGGTCGAGCGACTCGTGCAGCTGCGCCGAGGGAGCGAGGAGCGCCCCCAACAGCAGCTCGGGTGGTCGGTGATGGACGACGTCGCGGAGTCCGTCGAGGCGGACCGGCCCGACCTCAGCAGGGTGGCCGCTCCCGACGGAACGGTCACGATCATGTTCTCGGACATCGAAGGTTCGACGGTGCTCGCCGAGCAGCTGGGCGACGAGCGCTGGCTGAGGCTTTTGCACCGCCACAATGCCGTCATTCGTCGTCAGCTGGCCGCACACAGTGGCTTCGAGGTCAAATCGCAGGGCGACGGTTTCATGGTCGCCTTCGCCAGCGCTCGCAACGCGCTGCGCTGCG
This window harbors:
- a CDS encoding protein kinase domain-containing protein, which produces MASQPAAPPVPRTLAEGRYTLGRLLGEGAGKRVYLATDTRLQRDVAAAVFKAGGTDEAAMRRARREAEAMAKLGEHPNIVNVYDFGEEAGQLYLISQYMAGGDLYGLLSDAVDHRLAVEEVVRIGQDIASGLAHAHGQGVVHRDVKPQNVWLAPDGTAKIGDFGLAVAEGSTRVTAVGTVIGTVAYMPPEQALGRGSDARSDIYSLGALLYELLCGITPFAGESPAAIVSQHVSTAPVAPSGHRSGIPAPLDQLLLRMLAKSPEARPQQATEVRDALGAIAAAVASGDGATRDMAALDRITDSTFLGRERETHELRAAIDDAMGRRGRTVLISGESGIGKTRLASEAAAYAALRGAQVLWGRCYAGAGAPAYWPWVQVIRDYARGHDAETVASDLGSGAFEIAQIVSEIRERMPEIPESPPLDAEQARFRLFDSVSRFLIGAADRQPLAIFLEDLQQADHPSLMLLAFVVRELSHSRVFLLGTYRDDELPDNHSLNEVLTGLSKERGYARVKLRGLSDQHVKAMLEAVLQQPLERRSELALADAVCRESEGNPYFTEEIVRHLIDSEVLDWRDGRWVTNIQDGEELGIPRGVHEVVSRRLEKLPTETLELLSTAAVIGREFDLPILTHVSGLEADVAFARMQPALDGAIVRQTAGEPGRYGFAHGATRDALYDDLPALRRSQLHIAAGEAIEELYEERIESHLSAIAFHFAKAAPYGDAAKAADYAWWAGERAAATYAYEDAVSLYATALRLFDTISEVVPQRRCDLLLALGDARWRAGEAEGARKTFGEAATIARELALNDHFARAALGYGGGPGGFSITDRADEQLVALLEEALEVLPARDSALRVTVLARLALELRRKGALAEADRTSAQAIEMAERVGDTKILLLAMHSRQWSTLGPDRTEDAIASGEEMARLARIVGDRDMEFEGHQLRLIALAQLGDFRAVDQEIAACDRLAGELHQPRYLWQTAVFRTMRALMQGRYKESERLAQTALSIGQRAEPEVAAVVFGAHSFLTRLADGTLEQLRDVGREAAARYGQAWPASYVWLLTEIGQLDEARAKFAELTADGFEALRRGSDWLTSVCVLSMASIPIGDREAASALYELLVPYEDRCTLFLAGAGCLGSNHTFLAFAAAAADRHEDAVHHFDLALARNAEIGSDYVTPRVCYEYARMLLSTSEPGIRDKAMGLIDRGLDLAQRNSMRVEVERLVQLRRGSEERPQQQLGWSVMDDVAESVEADRPDLSRVAAPDGTVTIMFSDIEGSTVLAEQLGDERWLRLLHRHNAVIRRQLAAHSGFEVKSQGDGFMVAFASARNALRCAIAIQRDLAAYRDQSGSQVLRVRIGLHTGEVIREQEDFFGHTVILAARIGAKANGNGILVSAVLRGLVAGSHEFRFGESRDEQLKGLQDPQRIYEVCWE